AGCCAGAATGACCGAATCCGAAAGGTATTCATGTTTATCCGTACGGACGGAGAAGGTCTGCCCATTCGGTGCAGAATCCGGTTCAGCCGTTATGCTACTGACGCTTACGACTTCTTCTTTGATCACCTTTGCTCCCAGACGCTTTGCCTGTGCGATGCCTGTTTCGACTAAGCGAGTACCGGATACAGGATATTCAAAACCATAATAATTTTCAATTTTATCAGCCTTTCCCAAAGAACCGAGGCCGCTTCCGATAACGGTGGTGTGAATCCCAGCTCGCACCGTATATAAGGCTGCGGAAATACCGGCGGGGCCATTACCTATAATGATCACATTTTTCATAATCAGCCTAAACCTTTCTGTTTTATATTCTGTCAACTAATTTTATATTTATATTAAAGCATAGATAAACTTAGAATTTCAACTATTATATGCTTATTTTCCTGAAAATGACGGAAAATATTCAGTGTGCAGGAAAAAGACGGTAAAGATATAAAAGAAAAAGAGGAGACAGTTATAAAAATTGCTCCTCCATCGATTTAAAAATGTTATAATACCTACTATGTAACTCGCCCTGAGACTACTCTGCAGGCGCAACGTCAACTTTTTCTTCCAGAACTTTTTCATATTCGGCAAAGATTGCGTCTTTGATTTTGTTTCTGGTTTCCGAAATAAGTGGATGGGCAATATCTCTAAAGTCCCCTTCACCCATCTTTCTGCTAGGCATTGCAATAAATAATCCGTTTTGGCCCTCAATGATTTTGATATCATGCACCACGAACTCATCATCAAAGGTAACAGAAACAACGGCCTTCATCTTTCCATCATCATTAACCTTACGAACCCTTACATCAGTAATATTCAAATCTGGTCACCATCCTTTCATGCCACAAAAATATGCTGCACATTTAATAAAATAGATATTTGCCAGTATTATACAATAACAACCAAAAAAATACAAGGGTTTTTGACTAAAAAATAAGTATTTTTTAAAAAATCTGACAATTGCTGTAGACCTCAATTTCCTTGGTATTTTCATCCACTTTGCCCAGATACAATAATGTGCAATAATCCTGTATCTTTTTTTTCTCGGGTTCTGTGGAAGCAATCACGATTCCGGTACCGACAATTTCGACTTCAAATTCTGCCAAGATATCTTTAATGCCCTTTACACTGCCGCCGGCACGCATAAAGTCGTCTATGATCAAAACCTTTGAACCGGGAACAACAGCCCGCTTTGACACGGACATTTTCTGCACCCGATCCGAGGAGCCCGAAAAATAATTAATGCTCAAAGTGGAGCCTTCCGATATCTTACTTTCCCGGCGAATGATGATCATCGGAAGATGTAACATATGTGCGGTCATGGTTGCAATAGGAATACCTTTTGTTTCAATGGTTGCGATGTATTCGGCTTTGTAATCCTGAAATTTTCTGGCAAAAACGGTTGCTACCTGTCTGGCTATATTGGCATCAAACATCACATCTGAGGTATATAAAAAACCTCCGCCCAAAATTCTGCTGCCGTCTCTGAGCTTTTCGCATAATTCCTCTTGAAGCAGTCTGCAATTCTCATCTGAAATATAGGGAATATATTTTACACCGCCGCCAGATCCGGATATGGTCTGTATGATTCCCAGATTCACGGATTGAAGCGTCTGCTTTGCCGTTAGCAAGTCCTCGCTTATACTGGATTTTGCCGCTCCGAAAAGAGTACAGAAATAGTTTAAGCTGTATAGCTTATTTGGAGTATCCGATAAAATTTTTATAATGGCTGCTACGCGTTCAGCTCTTTTCATGAGTGTCCTCCTACGTGTTAAATAAATCATGACGTTCATTGCACCATGCAAGCTCCGTGGCAGCATGATCCAATGGCGCTTCTTTACGGCAACGCCGATTTTAATCATTGCGTTCATTATAACACACAAGCATCTAATAAAATCGAATAATATTTTAATAAAATGCAGGATTTTTTTGAACAATTTATGGTATAATGAACCATGATGGGTTTATTGGAGCCTATTCAACATTAAATATATATTTTGGAGGCATAAATTGTGATAAATTTATCTGATTATAATCATATACATTGCATAGGAATCGGCGGTATCGGCCTGAGTGCCATTGCTGAGATTTTATTAAATAGAGGGTATACTGTTTCAGGATCTGATATGAAAGAAAGCGAAATAACAGATCGGCTGATTAAAAAGGGTGCCCATATTTTTTTGGGGCAACGGGAAAAAAATGTGGATGGCGCAGATTTAGTCGTGTATTCTTCGGCAGTCACCCAGGATAATCCCGAGATGGTGAGAGCTGCAGAATTGAATATTCCTGCGGTGACCAGAGCCACCATATTGGGCGTGCTTATGTCGGAATATAAAAACAGCATTGCCGTATCTGGAACCCATGGAAAGACGACTACTACATCCATGATCTCATTGATATTGGAACATGCACAAAAGGATCCAACTATTCTGGTAGGAGGAAATTTATCCGAAATCGGCGGCAACGTAAAAGTGGGAAAAAGTGAATTTTTCATTACGGAAGCATGCGAATATATGGACAGTTTTCTCCATTTAAAACCGAAAATTGAGATTATACTTAATATAGATTCAGACCATTTAGATTACTTTAAGGATATCGACCATATTGTCAGTTCTTTTAAAAAGTTTGCTGATCTCGTAGGGGAAGACGGTATGATCGTTGCCTACGAAGCAAATCCCTTCGTAAATGGTATTATAAAAGATTTACCCAATGCAGTGACTTTTGGATACAATGAAAACTGCACCTATTATGTAACGGATGTAGCCTTCAATTCTTTTGGAATGCCGCAATTTTACGTGAATCATGAGGGAAATAGACTTTGCACCATTCAGTTGTCCATACCGGGTGAGCACAATATTTTAAATGCGCTCGCTTCTTTTGCGTGCTGTCATTCTCTGGGAGTGGATATTGATGACATTGTGTCTACTTTAGAAAGTTATACTGGAACTCAGCGCAGATTTGATATTATCGGCATCACTTCCGACAATATTCAGATTGTTGATGATTATGCCCATCATCCGACGGAAATTAAAGCGACGCTTGCCGCGGCGCAGAACATTCCCCATAAAGATCTGTGGTGCCTATTCCAGCCCCATACGTATACCAGAACACTTGCCCTGTTTGACGAGTTTGCCGAGTCCTTTGACAAGGCAGATAAAATTGTCATGACTGAGATTTATGCTGCCAGAGAAAAAAATGTATACAAGATCAGTTCCAAGGAACTGGTGAGCGAAATAAAGAGATTACATCCGACAAAGGATGTATACTATTTCAGCGATTTTGATGAAATTGCCAATTTTGTTATTAATAATGCTCAGAGCGGAGATTTGGTCATAACTATGGGAGCGGGAGATATTTATAAGGTCGCGGAAATTATTTTGGAAAAAGACAGAAGGAGATAACAGAAGAATTATGACAATGGAAGAATGTCTTGAATTGGAAAAGCAAAGATTGGAAATAAATAAAAAACATTTGGAAAATGGAGTAAGATTTGTGGATATAAGGACTGCTTACATAGGATCGGAGGTAAAAATAGGAGCAGGAACTGTAATTTATCCTTGTGTTACACTAGAAGGAAGAGTTATAATCGGAGTTGACTGCGTTATTGGGCAGAATACCAGAATCGTGGATTCTACCATCGGAGACTGTACGGATATTCAGAGTTCGGTTATTACGGAAAGCTCAGTGGGAAGCAATACAAAGGTCGGACCTTTTGCTTATCTCAGACCGAACAGTACGATTGGGAACCATTGCAAGGTAGGTGACTTTGTGGAAGTTAAAAATTCCAGCATGGGCGATGGAGCAAAGGCATCTCACCTCACCTATATCGGGGATTCCGATGTGGGCAGAGACGTAAATCTCGGCTGTGGAGTCGTATTTGTAAATTATGATGGGAAAAATAAACACCGCTCGGTTATTGGGGACGGCGCTTTTATCGGTTGTAACACGAATCTTGTTTCACCGGTAACCGTTGAGGCAGGCTCCTATATAGCAGCGGGCAGTACAGTAACGAAGAATGTTCCGAAGGGTTCCCTTTATGTGGCTCGTGCTAAGGAAAGGATTATCGAAGGCTGGGTAGAACGCAGGGGGCTATTAGAGAAAAAGAATAAATAATTTTAATTTGGATGAAAATGAAAACGGAAGTTAATTTTTTATTTAAGAATTAAGATAGTATTATCGAAGAAGCTATGGATAAAAACAGAAAGAGGTGTAGAAAACAAATGAAAAGCGGAGCATTTTCAGATTTCAAGATTTTTACGGGCAATTCACATCCGGCACTGGCCGAGGAAGTTGCTAAGATTATGGGAAAACCATTAGGCAAGGCTACGGTGAGTACGTTCAGCGACGGAGAAATATCCGTAAATTTATGGGAAACGGTAAGAGGTATGGATACTTACATTGTTCAGCCGACCTGCAATCCTGTAAACAACAGCCTGATGGAAGTCCTGATCATGATCGATGCGATGAAGAGAGCGTCAGCCGGCAGAATTAATGCGGTTATCCCTTATTATGGTTATGCTCGTCAGGATCGAAAAGCAAAAGCAAGAGATCCTATTACGGCAAAGCTGGTAGCAGATCTGATCGTTGCTGCGGGAGCTGACAGAGTGGTTACAATGGATTTACATGCGGCACAGATCCAGGGATATTTTAATATTCCCGTGGATCATCTGGTAGGGATGCCTATTTTAGTGAAATATTTCCAGGATAAAAATCTGGAGGATCTGGTTATCGTATCTCCGGATCATGGAAGTGTTACGAGAGCAAGAAATATGGCACAACCTTTAAATGCTCCGATTGCCATTGTTGATAAGAGAAGACCTGAACCAAACAAGTCGGAAATTATGAATATCATCGGTGATATTGAAGGCAAAACAGCTATTCTGGTAGACGATATGATCGATACGGCCGGTACGATTACCAATGCTGCAAATGCTTTAAAAGGCCTTGGAGCAAAGGAAGTATACGCATGTGCTACTCATCCGATTCTTTCCGGTCCGGCTATTGAAAGAATTGCAGATTCAGCGATTAAAGAACTGGTTCTCTTAAATACCGCACCAATTCCGGAGGAAAAAATAATCGATAAAATTAAAGTGCTTTCTGTAGCACCGCTGTTTGCGGAAGCTATGATGAGAATTTTTACAAACGATTCAATCAGTAAGCTATTTGATTAATACTATAGATAAAAGGATAATATAAAATTATGTACGTAATTGTTGGACTTGGAAATCCGGGAAAGAAATATGAGAATACAAGGCACAATATTGGATTTATCACCTTGGATTATCTGGCTGACAGGCATGGAATCAAAATTACAAAGATAAAACATAAGGCTTTGGTCGGAGAAGGAAACATCTCCGGCCAAAAAGTTTTATTGGTCAAGCCGCAGACCTATATGAATTTAAGCGGCAATTCTGTGCGTGAGGTTATGGAATATTATAAAGCGGACATAGAAAAGTTGCTGGTCATCTATGATGATATCGACATACCGGCAGGGAGTGTGCGCATTCGGAAAAAAGGAAGTGCAGGCACTCATAACGGGATGCGTTCGGTGGTATATGATCTGCAGTCCGATCAATTTCCAAGGATAAGAATTGGCATGGGAAACAGTAAATATGCCGACTTAAAAGATTTTGTCGTTTCCGGCTTTTCCAAAGAGGAGAAAGAAATTTTTGAAAAGGCCGTGGCTCATACAGCTGATGCTATAGAGTGTTTTTTACAATTTGGCATAGACAAGGCGATGAATGAATACAATACAAAAGGAGCTGTAGGAGAAGAGAAGGGTAATGAGTGATAATAAAATCATAAATATATCCGGAATATCAGAAGGACGGGTAGCACCTGTCAGCGCTTATATTGCAGGGAAGAAAACGGGGCCGACCCTGGTGGTGACCTCCTCTGCTATCAAAGCAAAGCGACTGGGGGAAGACCTGTCTTTTTTTGCCCATAAAACGGTTTATATCATGCCTGATACGGGAGAAATGTTTCTTAGATATGAAGCAAAGACGCATCATGAGCTTCTGGATCGACTAAAAATTTTAAAGGCATTGGTAACCGGAGAAGACTGCCTTGTCGTGGCACCCATAGCTGCCGCATTGAAAAAAATGTCCTCTGCGGATACTTTTAAAAAGAATGTAATTCGGCTGAATCTGGGAGATGAAGTGAACCTGGAGGACGTGAAGCAGAGACTGGTAGCTATGGGTTATGAGAGAGTTCCTATGGTAGATGCCAAGGGACAGTTCAGTGTTCGCGGAAGCATCATAGATGTTTTTACGGCGGATGCGGAACATCCATACAGGGTTGAGCTTTTTGACGTAGAAGTAGATTCCATAAGAAGTTTTGATCTGGATACTCAACGGGCTTCAAAAAATTTAAACAATATAACCATTTTTCCGGCGGAGCTTTTGCAGAACGAGAGAGAAATCTTTGATAAAGCAGCTAAAAAAATAAATAAGGAATATTCTGCGTATATTAAACGCTTAAGCAATAAAGAAGAAAAAAGTAAAGAAGAAATTCATAAAATCGAGCAGCTTGAAAAAAGAAAAAATGAACTGTTGGAATACGTTGAAAACAGCACAAATATTCAGCTGCTGGAAAACTATATTTATTATTTCTACGAAGAAACAGCTTATTTGCACGATTACCTGCCCGAAGGTTCCACGGTTATGATCGATGATCCGGATAGGGTGATCGAAGCCATGGAAGCACGGATCAAAGAGTTCAAGATGGATTTTGAAGTCTTACTTGAAACAGGTTACGTGATACCAAAAGATTATAAATCTTTTTCGGATGAAAAAGAGTACTTTAAACTATATGAACAACCTGCTGTATACTTATTTACGCCTTTTCAGAAGCGGATCAAGGGGGATGTCAAACTTGCAGAGCTTCATCATGTCATAAGTAAACAGGGACCTGTATTTAACGGCAGGATGGATCTCCTGGCAGAAGCATTAAAACGATATGTCAGCGAAAATTATCAAATCACTATTGTATGCTCCACAGACGAGCGGGTTGAAAACCTGTCTGAATTTGTAGAGCGGAGCGGTCTGACGGGAAAAATTACGTTTAAGAAAGGCAGCATTACCGGAGGAATGGAATTCCCTGAGGAAAAGGTATGCTACATCTGGGACGGCGATATTTTTACCAATCAAAAACAAGGGAAGCACAGGCCGAAAAAAAACAATCAGAAGGGCAAAGCAATCCAAAGCT
This region of Aminipila luticellarii genomic DNA includes:
- a CDS encoding ribose-phosphate diphosphokinase: MKSGAFSDFKIFTGNSHPALAEEVAKIMGKPLGKATVSTFSDGEISVNLWETVRGMDTYIVQPTCNPVNNSLMEVLIMIDAMKRASAGRINAVIPYYGYARQDRKAKARDPITAKLVADLIVAAGADRVVTMDLHAAQIQGYFNIPVDHLVGMPILVKYFQDKNLEDLVIVSPDHGSVTRARNMAQPLNAPIAIVDKRRPEPNKSEIMNIIGDIEGKTAILVDDMIDTAGTITNAANALKGLGAKEVYACATHPILSGPAIERIADSAIKELVLLNTAPIPEEKIIDKIKVLSVAPLFAEAMMRIFTNDSISKLFD
- a CDS encoding UDP-N-acetylglucosamine diphosphorylase — encoded protein: MTMEECLELEKQRLEINKKHLENGVRFVDIRTAYIGSEVKIGAGTVIYPCVTLEGRVIIGVDCVIGQNTRIVDSTIGDCTDIQSSVITESSVGSNTKVGPFAYLRPNSTIGNHCKVGDFVEVKNSSMGDGAKASHLTYIGDSDVGRDVNLGCGVVFVNYDGKNKHRSVIGDGAFIGCNTNLVSPVTVEAGSYIAAGSTVTKNVPKGSLYVARAKERIIEGWVERRGLLEKKNK
- the murC gene encoding UDP-N-acetylmuramate--L-alanine ligase is translated as MINLSDYNHIHCIGIGGIGLSAIAEILLNRGYTVSGSDMKESEITDRLIKKGAHIFLGQREKNVDGADLVVYSSAVTQDNPEMVRAAELNIPAVTRATILGVLMSEYKNSIAVSGTHGKTTTTSMISLILEHAQKDPTILVGGNLSEIGGNVKVGKSEFFITEACEYMDSFLHLKPKIEIILNIDSDHLDYFKDIDHIVSSFKKFADLVGEDGMIVAYEANPFVNGIIKDLPNAVTFGYNENCTYYVTDVAFNSFGMPQFYVNHEGNRLCTIQLSIPGEHNILNALASFACCHSLGVDIDDIVSTLESYTGTQRRFDIIGITSDNIQIVDDYAHHPTEIKATLAAAQNIPHKDLWCLFQPHTYTRTLALFDEFAESFDKADKIVMTEIYAAREKNVYKISSKELVSEIKRLHPTKDVYYFSDFDEIANFVINNAQSGDLVITMGAGDIYKVAEIILEKDRRR
- the pth gene encoding aminoacyl-tRNA hydrolase, producing MYVIVGLGNPGKKYENTRHNIGFITLDYLADRHGIKITKIKHKALVGEGNISGQKVLLVKPQTYMNLSGNSVREVMEYYKADIEKLLVIYDDIDIPAGSVRIRKKGSAGTHNGMRSVVYDLQSDQFPRIRIGMGNSKYADLKDFVVSGFSKEEKEIFEKAVAHTADAIECFLQFGIDKAMNEYNTKGAVGEEKGNE
- the purR gene encoding pur operon repressor; the protein is MKRAERVAAIIKILSDTPNKLYSLNYFCTLFGAAKSSISEDLLTAKQTLQSVNLGIIQTISGSGGGVKYIPYISDENCRLLQEELCEKLRDGSRILGGGFLYTSDVMFDANIARQVATVFARKFQDYKAEYIATIETKGIPIATMTAHMLHLPMIIIRRESKISEGSTLSINYFSGSSDRVQKMSVSKRAVVPGSKVLIIDDFMRAGGSVKGIKDILAEFEVEIVGTGIVIASTEPEKKKIQDYCTLLYLGKVDENTKEIEVYSNCQIF
- the spoVG gene encoding septation regulator SpoVG, with the translated sequence MNITDVRVRKVNDDGKMKAVVSVTFDDEFVVHDIKIIEGQNGLFIAMPSRKMGEGDFRDIAHPLISETRNKIKDAIFAEYEKVLEEKVDVAPAE